The following coding sequences lie in one Pirellulales bacterium genomic window:
- a CDS encoding PEP-CTERM sorting domain-containing protein, with the protein MTDLGDLPGGDNRSYASAISNSGFVVGFSSVATGSHAFLWSSSGGMQDLGELPGGDVFSSAAGVNDAGDAVGGSYSAVGQRAVLWSAGSMQDLGQLPGSSGSNVALSINNLGQVVGYSGQRAFLWTSGAGMQSLGDLTGGQGFSEAVAINDAGQVAGYAASEEGFHAFLWTSAGGMQDLGDLPGGENFSQALDLSAHGHVVGYSHGETGYLPFLWTPETGMQSLGDLSDGIGYSVAWGVNALGQVVGISDGTSGSRPFLWTSAEGMLNLNDLLDESGEGWQIFFANDINDHGQIAVYGLSPDGSPRGALLTPVPEPSTFVLAAVGLCGVWFVARRRARHAYPAAR; encoded by the coding sequence GTGACCGATCTTGGCGATCTGCCTGGCGGTGATAATCGCAGCTATGCGTCTGCCATCAGTAACAGCGGTTTTGTGGTGGGTTTCAGTTCGGTGGCAACGGGGAGTCACGCGTTTCTGTGGTCGAGTAGTGGCGGCATGCAGGATCTGGGTGAGTTGCCCGGCGGCGACGTTTTCAGTTCTGCCGCCGGAGTGAACGACGCCGGCGACGCTGTGGGTGGAAGTTACTCGGCCGTCGGGCAGCGCGCCGTGCTATGGTCGGCCGGAAGCATGCAGGATCTCGGCCAACTGCCGGGCTCTTCGGGTAGTAACGTGGCCTTGAGCATCAACAATCTGGGCCAGGTAGTCGGCTATAGCGGCCAACGTGCGTTTCTGTGGACGAGTGGGGCGGGCATGCAGTCGCTGGGCGATCTCACTGGCGGGCAAGGCTTTAGTGAAGCGGTCGCCATCAACGATGCCGGGCAGGTTGCGGGTTACGCAGCAAGTGAAGAAGGCTTTCATGCGTTCCTATGGACAAGTGCTGGTGGTATGCAAGATCTGGGGGACTTGCCCGGCGGTGAAAACTTCAGCCAGGCGTTGGATCTCAGTGCGCATGGTCACGTTGTGGGGTATAGCCATGGGGAGACGGGTTATCTGCCGTTTCTGTGGACTCCGGAGACGGGCATGCAGAGTCTAGGCGATCTATCAGACGGCATCGGCTATAGCGTCGCTTGGGGCGTCAATGCGCTAGGCCAAGTTGTTGGTATCAGTGATGGCACCTCCGGTAGCCGCCCTTTTCTCTGGACCAGCGCCGAGGGGATGTTGAATTTGAATGATCTGCTCGACGAATCGGGGGAGGGCTGGCAGATCTTTTTCGCCAACGACATCAATGACCATGGTCAAATCGCGGTGTATGGCCTGAGTCCGGATGGATCGCCCCGTGGTGCATTGTTGACGCCTGTGCCGGAGCCATCGACGTTCGTGCTGGCTGCCGTTGGTCTGTGCGGCGTGTGGTTCGTCGCACGACGTCGAGCGCGGCATGCTTACCCCGCTGCGCGGTGA
- a CDS encoding GNAT family N-acetyltransferase, whose protein sequence is MPTIDQLRTARLIAERLGPQHLDDLLFVESDRGVRILLGEPVITRETVARRLASHVEHWQTHGYGSWLLREAGTRHVVGRCGLRSAVVQEEPHVELLYAIRHEFWRHGYTTEMSREVLRVGFEELGLEEIAAWTLWNNWGSRRVMEKSGLEYERDIIHARLPHVFYRLAATTWRERQHEQCATRRVGHVPRA, encoded by the coding sequence ATGCCCACGATCGACCAACTCCGCACCGCGCGGCTCATCGCCGAGCGACTCGGCCCTCAACACCTCGACGACCTGCTCTTCGTCGAGTCCGACCGCGGCGTCCGCATCCTGCTGGGCGAGCCGGTCATCACGCGCGAAACCGTCGCCCGGCGCCTGGCCAGCCATGTCGAGCACTGGCAGACGCACGGCTACGGCTCGTGGCTCCTGCGCGAGGCCGGCACGCGCCACGTCGTGGGTCGCTGCGGACTCCGCTCGGCCGTGGTTCAGGAGGAACCGCACGTCGAGCTCCTCTACGCCATCCGCCACGAGTTCTGGCGACACGGCTACACGACCGAGATGTCGCGCGAGGTGCTGCGCGTCGGCTTCGAGGAGCTCGGTCTCGAAGAGATCGCCGCCTGGACGCTGTGGAACAACTGGGGCTCACGCCGCGTGATGGAAAAGTCGGGTCTCGAGTACGAGCGCGACATCATCCACGCCCGACTACCACACGTCTTCTACCGCCTCGCCGCCACCACCTGGCGCGAACGCCAACATGAGCAGTGCGCCACAAGGCGCGTAGGCCACGTACCCCGTGCGTGA
- the cyaB gene encoding class IV adenylate cyclase, with product MLEVEIKFRVPDPNAVERGLVQLGARFGASHEQVDRYFAHPARDFAQTDEALRMRLSEGSWCVTYKGPKLDRQTKTRREIELPLAGGEAGAAQFAELLEALGFRPVLEVRKLRREARVTWQEAEITAALDRVDRVGEFVELEILSSERDLDANRARVMSLAAHLGLTETERRSYLELLLEAEEV from the coding sequence ATGCTCGAAGTTGAAATCAAGTTCCGCGTGCCCGATCCAAACGCCGTCGAGCGTGGGCTGGTGCAGCTTGGCGCGCGGTTCGGCGCGTCGCACGAGCAGGTGGATCGTTATTTCGCCCATCCGGCACGCGATTTTGCCCAGACCGACGAGGCGCTGCGGATGCGTTTGTCCGAAGGTTCGTGGTGCGTGACCTACAAGGGGCCGAAGCTCGACCGCCAGACGAAGACGCGGCGCGAGATCGAATTGCCGCTGGCTGGCGGAGAGGCGGGCGCGGCGCAATTCGCCGAATTGCTCGAGGCCCTCGGCTTTCGGCCGGTGCTCGAGGTGCGCAAGCTACGCCGCGAGGCGCGCGTAACGTGGCAGGAAGCCGAAATCACCGCGGCGCTCGATCGGGTGGACCGTGTGGGCGAGTTCGTCGAGCTGGAGATTTTGTCGAGCGAGAGGGATCTCGACGCGAATCGGGCGCGGGTGATGTCGCTGGCGGCGCATCTGGGACTGACCGAGACGGAGCGTCGCAGCTATCTCGAATTGCTGCTCGAGGCGGAAGAGGTTTAA
- a CDS encoding dTMP kinase, producing MSKPDEGILIAVEGIDGAGKTTQVELLRQALVAVGEVVIASKEPTNGPWGRKIRESAQQGRMSADEELHAFIEDRKEHVAQLVQPALERGEIVILDRYYFSTIAYQGSRGMDVPELRQRMESLFPRPDVVLLFDARPEITLERIESLRGEVPNHFERLDLLTAIRRVFLDLAAHDETILRVDAEQVVPAVFRKVIGLLVDSVLRTKRAERGYRAESFAETMRVAEAR from the coding sequence ATGAGCAAGCCGGATGAAGGGATACTGATTGCCGTCGAGGGGATCGATGGCGCTGGCAAAACGACGCAAGTCGAGCTGCTGCGCCAGGCGCTCGTGGCGGTGGGCGAGGTGGTCATCGCCTCGAAAGAGCCGACCAACGGGCCCTGGGGGCGGAAGATTCGCGAATCGGCGCAGCAGGGGCGCATGTCGGCGGACGAAGAGCTGCACGCCTTTATCGAGGATCGCAAGGAGCACGTGGCGCAGCTCGTGCAGCCGGCGCTCGAGCGGGGAGAGATTGTCATCCTCGACCGCTATTACTTTTCGACGATCGCCTATCAGGGTTCGCGGGGCATGGACGTGCCCGAGCTGCGGCAGCGGATGGAGTCGCTCTTTCCGCGGCCCGACGTCGTGTTGCTGTTCGACGCGCGGCCGGAGATTACGCTCGAGCGGATCGAGTCGCTGCGGGGCGAGGTACCGAACCATTTCGAGCGGCTCGATCTGCTAACGGCGATTCGCAGGGTGTTTCTCGATCTGGCGGCTCACGATGAGACGATCTTGCGCGTCGACGCCGAGCAAGTCGTGCCGGCCGTGTTTCGTAAAGTGATCGGCCTGCTTGTCGATTCCGTACTGCGGACGAAGCGCGCGGAACGTGGCTATCGCGCCGAGAGTTTTGCCGAGACGATGCGCGTGGCGGAAGCGCGCTGA